A window from Deltaproteobacteria bacterium PRO3 encodes these proteins:
- a CDS encoding ferredoxin codes for MADKNDKLPKQPDGKFYVDSQCIDCNLCRETAPDNFKRDDDNGYSYVYKQPGSPEEEKLCQEALEACPVEAIGSDGA; via the coding sequence ATGGCCGATAAAAACGACAAACTCCCCAAGCAGCCGGACGGCAAGTTTTACGTCGACAGCCAATGCATCGACTGCAACCTGTGTCGCGAGACCGCGCCCGACAACTTCAAGCGCGACGACGACAACGGCTATTCTTACGTGTACAAGCAGCCCGGCAGCCCCGAAGAAGAAAAGCTCTGCCAGGAGGCCCTTGAGGCCTGTCCGGTCGAGGCCATCGGCAGCGACGGCGCCTGA
- a CDS encoding alpha/beta hydrolase produces the protein MSKHSNKPEIHYARTQDGWKIALHHHPGKKSRHPVLLVHGLASNYRNMDFPIKDLSLAHHLSKKGFDCWIVDLRGSGLSKKGTFQPYKWYFDDFVFQDLPAAADTMLSLTGAKKFHWVGHSLGGLLAYPFAHNYHRRNIFQSLITIATPVTTASRPGYFKITHRFDRIIKLFPRLPYKTLSKMATRFVDLLLGLEDNALFSRENMTREILINIMEHAVESVPTSLILQIHDWLNHQYFASKDKKIDFMKSLEELSMPILMIAGSVDSFTPLADIRLAFRRLPSAKKTLMVFGKSRGHEHDYGHIDLLLGKNAPKEVYPEIVRWLEEHD, from the coding sequence ATGAGCAAGCATTCGAACAAGCCTGAAATCCACTACGCGCGCACCCAGGATGGCTGGAAGATCGCCCTTCACCATCATCCCGGGAAGAAGTCGCGGCATCCGGTGCTCTTGGTCCACGGCCTGGCGAGCAACTACCGGAACATGGACTTCCCCATCAAGGACTTAAGCCTCGCCCACCACTTAAGCAAGAAAGGCTTCGATTGCTGGATCGTCGACCTGCGCGGCTCGGGCCTCAGCAAGAAGGGGACCTTTCAGCCCTATAAATGGTACTTCGACGACTTCGTCTTTCAGGACCTGCCCGCGGCGGCCGACACCATGCTCTCCCTGACGGGTGCGAAGAAATTCCATTGGGTCGGCCACAGCCTGGGAGGGCTACTCGCCTATCCTTTTGCCCACAATTACCACCGGCGAAATATCTTCCAAAGCCTCATCACCATCGCGACGCCGGTGACAACGGCCTCGCGGCCGGGCTATTTCAAGATCACGCACCGCTTCGACCGCATCATCAAGCTCTTTCCCCGCTTGCCCTACAAGACGCTATCCAAGATGGCCACGCGATTCGTCGACCTTCTCCTGGGATTGGAAGATAATGCCCTCTTCTCGCGCGAGAACATGACCCGGGAGATCCTGATCAATATCATGGAGCACGCGGTGGAGAGCGTCCCGACGAGCCTGATCCTGCAGATCCACGACTGGCTCAACCATCAATACTTCGCGAGCAAGGACAAGAAGATCGATTTCATGAAAAGCCTGGAAGAGCTGTCCATGCCCATCCTGATGATCGCGGGCTCGGTCGACAGCTTCACGCCGCTGGCGGACATCCGCCTGGCCTTCCGCCGCCTGCCCAGCGCGAAAAAGACCCTGATGGTCTTCGGCAAGTCTCGAGGGCACGAACACGATTACGGGCACATCGATCTATTGTTGGGGAAAAACGCGCCGAAGGAAGTTTATCCGGAAATCGTGCGGTGGCTGGAAGAGCACGATTAA
- a CDS encoding ABC transporter substrate-binding protein — MQKRLIRVAHSPDSDDAFMFYALAKDKIDTGEFRFDHVLSDIQTLNQEALKGTYEVSAISFHAFPQVADRYALLPSGSSMGDRYGPMVIAREPHAPSVLREKKVAVPGLMTTAFLALRLYEPNIDYVVMPFNEILPAVAEGKVDLGLIIHEGQLTYVQSGLHKIVDLGEWWYEKTGGLPLPLGGNVVRKDLGPENCLKVSDILRKAIQYSLDHRPEALDYALSFARGMDPKTADRFVGMYVNELTVDYGERGRAALRRLFEEATAKKLIPEMPSLQFVGD; from the coding sequence ATGCAAAAACGATTGATCCGAGTGGCCCACAGCCCCGACAGCGACGACGCCTTCATGTTCTACGCGCTCGCGAAGGACAAGATCGACACCGGCGAGTTTCGCTTCGACCACGTCCTCTCCGACATTCAGACCCTCAACCAGGAGGCGCTGAAAGGCACCTACGAGGTCTCGGCCATCTCTTTCCATGCCTTTCCCCAGGTGGCCGATCGTTACGCCTTGCTGCCTTCGGGCAGCTCGATGGGGGACCGCTACGGGCCGATGGTGATCGCGCGCGAGCCTCACGCGCCCTCGGTGCTGCGGGAGAAAAAGGTGGCCGTGCCCGGCCTGATGACGACGGCCTTCCTGGCCCTGAGGCTCTACGAGCCGAACATCGATTACGTCGTGATGCCCTTCAACGAGATCCTGCCGGCGGTCGCCGAGGGCAAGGTCGACTTGGGCCTGATCATCCACGAAGGCCAATTGACCTACGTTCAGAGCGGCCTGCACAAGATCGTCGACCTGGGCGAGTGGTGGTACGAAAAGACCGGCGGCCTGCCGCTGCCGCTCGGCGGCAACGTGGTGCGGAAGGACTTGGGGCCTGAAAACTGCCTCAAGGTCAGTGACATCCTCCGCAAGGCGATCCAATACTCTCTCGACCACCGCCCCGAGGCTCTCGATTACGCCTTGAGCTTCGCCCGGGGCATGGACCCCAAGACCGCCGACCGCTTCGTCGGGATGTACGTGAACGAGTTGACGGTGGATTACGGCGAGCGGGGGAGGGCGGCGTTGCGGCGCCTGTTCGAGGAGGCGACGGCGAAGAAGTTGATCCCCGAGATGCCGTCCTTGCAATTTGTGGGGGATTAA